The nucleotide window CACCAAGCTCAACCTGGCGCTGGCCGCCGGGGCCACGCTGCCGCTGTTGCAATGGCTGGACTACCTGCCCGGCAGCCGGGACGCGCTGGCCTTGCAACGCCTTGCGTGGATGTATGCGCTGCTGCCCTGTGTGCTCAAGCTCACGGCGGCCTGGCTGCTGCACCGATTGTTGATCGCCTCCAAGCAACCAATCCCAGGAGTCACGCCATGAACACCCGTCGCCGCGTTTTTTTTGCCCTGCTCACGGGTTCGGCGCTCCTATCGGGCTGCGCCAGCCCCCAGGTGAGCGACTACGCCCAGCAGCGCCCCGTGCTGGAACTCGATCGCTATTTCAGTGGCCGCGTCCTGGCTCACGGCATCTTTCAAAAGCGCGGCGGCGAGGTGGTCCGCCGCTTCACCGTGGTGATGGACTGTCATTGGGAGGGCAACCAGGGCGTGCTGGATGAGGCTTTTTCGTACTCGGACGGCACAACCCAGCGCCGCGTCTGGCGCTTGACCAAGCACGTCGATGGCCGCTACACCGGCCACGCCGACGACGTAGTGGGGCAAGCGGAGGGGCAGACTGCTGGCAACGCCTTTCGCTGGAACTACACGCTGCGCCTGCCGGTGGACGGGAAGGAGTACGAAGTGCAGTTCGACGACTGGATGTTCCTGGTGGACGAGCGCGTGATGCTCAACCGCGCCACCATGAGCAAGTTCGGCGTCACCCTGGGCGAGGTGCTGCTGTCCTTCACCAAGGAATAGCGCCATGCCTCTCAACCCCCCCATTACCGACTGGCATGGCCGACGCGTGTGGCTGATCGGCGCGTCCAGCGGCATCGGGCGCGCCCTGGCCGCGCTGCTGCATGCGCGCGGCGCGCAGGTGTGCGTGTCGGCGCGCCAGCAAGGCCTGCTCGACGCTTTCGTGCGCGAGCACTCCGGCAGCCGGGCACTGGCGCTGGATGTCACGGACGCGCAGAGTGTGACCGACGCGGCGCAGCAGTTGCTGGCGGACAGCCCGCTGGATCTGGTGTGCTATTGCGCCGGCCACTACCGGCCCATGTCGGCCACTGCGATGGATCTGCCCGAATTGCTGCAGCACCAGCGCGTCAATGTCACGGGTGCGCTGCAGGTGCTGGCTGCGGTGGTCCCCGCTCTGCTGCACGCGGCAGCGGCAGGGCGCGCGCCGCACCTGAGCCTGGTGGCCAGCGTGGCCGGCTGGCGCGGCCTGCCGCAAAGCCTGGCGTATGGCCCCACCAAGGCGGCGCTGATCAATCTGGCGGAAAACCTGTTTCTCGACCTGCGCCCCCAAGGAGTGGGTGTCAGCTTGATCAACCCTGGTTTCGTCGATACCCCGCTGACGGCACAAAACCGGTTTTCCATGCCGGCCCTCATCACGCCGGAGCAGGCGGCGCTGGCCATCGTGCGCGGCTGGGAGCGGGGGCAGTTCGAGCTGCACTTTCCCAAGCGTTTCACGGGCGTGCTCAA belongs to Melaminivora suipulveris and includes:
- a CDS encoding SDR family NAD(P)-dependent oxidoreductase produces the protein MPLNPPITDWHGRRVWLIGASSGIGRALAALLHARGAQVCVSARQQGLLDAFVREHSGSRALALDVTDAQSVTDAAQQLLADSPLDLVCYCAGHYRPMSATAMDLPELLQHQRVNVTGALQVLAAVVPALLHAAAAGRAPHLSLVASVAGWRGLPQSLAYGPTKAALINLAENLFLDLRPQGVGVSLINPGFVDTPLTAQNRFSMPALITPEQAALAIVRGWERGQFELHFPKRFTGVLKLMRCLPYRWYFPLVHRFTGL
- a CDS encoding DUF3833 domain-containing protein, which translates into the protein MNTRRRVFFALLTGSALLSGCASPQVSDYAQQRPVLELDRYFSGRVLAHGIFQKRGGEVVRRFTVVMDCHWEGNQGVLDEAFSYSDGTTQRRVWRLTKHVDGRYTGHADDVVGQAEGQTAGNAFRWNYTLRLPVDGKEYEVQFDDWMFLVDERVMLNRATMSKFGVTLGEVLLSFTKE